The genomic stretch GATTTTTAAGCCTACTAGTTTACAGGGAAAACCATTAGTGATAAAATATTGTATATTAGAATAAAGCTAATTTCCTAGTTCTAAAGTCCAATACCTTATATAATGAATCCGGGGGAGAATTATATGCATATTCATAACTCCAGAAAAGAAAAATTAATATATATAATAGTAGACTGTGAATATAAGATTCATTATAGCAATGTAGAAAATAAGGTAGCTTATAATTATATAAAAAGATTGAATATTTTAGAAAAATTATCGGAGGAAAAGCCTGCCTGCTATATTTTAGAAGATTATTATATTTGTATTGACAAGTTTTTTATAGATAATAATACTTACTACATAATTGCAATTAGCCAGGAAGTATATAAATGCAGTAATTGTACTAAAAGATTTAGAGATTTATTAACAGGATTGTATAATAGAAACTATTTAGAAGAGCAAATTAATAATTCTAAGTTAATAAAATATAAATTAAAGAATTATTGCTTAATTTTTATAGATATAGACAATTTAAAGGGAATCAATGATAATTATGGACATGTAAAAGGAGATAAAGTTATTAAGATAGTTGGAGAGTCCATAAAAGATAGTATGAGGAAAGAGGACATTGCTATAAGGTATGGTGGAGATGAGTTTATAATTCTAACTTTTAATCAAAACAAAAAAATTGCAAACAGTATAATTCAAACAATTAAAAAAGAAATTAGACAGAGTATAGGGAAGGAAAAAATAAACATTAGTATTAGTGCTGGTATAGCTTGCACTGATTGTTTTATTAATTTTCAAGATATGCTAAGAATAGCGGATAAAGATTTATATGAAGAAAAGAAAATGAAGAAATACGAGGGCTCGTAGATTAAACCTATTTTCAAATGATGAGTCTGAGTAACTTAGAATTTATAATATTATAGAAAAGCTCTCGTAGCATAAAGAGCTGTTCTCTATTTCTCTCTATGATATTTGATTAATGAGTCCCTATATAATGATGTTTAATCATATTACCAGCCTTTCTTATATAAAATTAGACAATTTATTTTAACCTTCTTTATATTCTTTCTCTGAAAATGGAACAAACTCCTTCTTAGTTTAATAAACTTCTACAAAAAAAGCAAAATAAAATTAACAAAAAACTTTCTTTATAAATTTAGTCATATTTTTACCGAAAAATGATATAATAGAAAGGAGGGATGATTATAGGGGAGGTGCTAGCTCCCCTATGTGTTACTTTGTGTGAGAACTCGTATTTTTATGCGAGTTCTTTTTTGTTTTTTTCGTACATTGGAATGTTATTATACTAATTAGAAGATTAAGTAAGGCTGTTAGAAATTTAAGGAAAATTTCAATTGATGCCATTTTTTCCACCTCCTATATATAAACTCAAAAGAGTTAATAGTCTATAGGAAAGGAATTTAAATTGACAGATAGATAAGATGAATTCTTGGGTTAAGAAAATTGATTTGTTAAATAGGTAAAACATGCTTTCACTACTATTGTATGACCTATTTAGGAAATTATTCTTTATTATTTTAATAATTACATGGATATTGAGGAAAATAAAAAAGTGGAGTGTTTTTTACTCCACTTTATGCTAAAAATCTATACAGTTTTTTTATTTATCCTAACCACCTTAGCAGGCATGCCTACTACCGTTGTATAGGGAGGAACATCTTCTAAGACCACAGCATTAGCACCTATTTTTGCCCCTTCTCCTATAGTTATTGGGCCTAATATTTTAGCTCCAGATCCTATTATTACATTATCTTCTACTGTAGGATGGCGTTTTGTATTAGGGTCTCCACCAATTCCACCTAATGTAACTCCATGATACATGGTTACATTATTTCCAACTTCAGCAGTTTCACCTATAACCACACCCATACCATGATCAATAAATAAATTTAGTCCTATTTCAGCTCCAGGGTGGATTTCTATACCTGTTTTTTTTCTAGCTTTTTGAGAAATTATCCTTGACAATATATATCTTTTTTTCTTATAAAGCTTATGGCTTAATCTATGGCGAAGGATAGCTTTTAAACTAGGGTAACAAAAGATAGCCTCAAATAGATTTTTAGCTGCTGGATCCTTTTCTAATATATTTTTAGCTTCCTCTATTATAAATTTAAACATAGTATTATTCTCCGTTAAACAAATTTGTAGATAAATATCTTTCGCCAGTATCAGGAAGTACTGTAACCACTTTTCTTCCCTTTCCTAGTTTTTTAGCTATCATAGTTGCAGCTGCAACATTTGCTCCTGAAGATATGCCACAAAATATTCCCTCATATTTACTAATATTTCTAGCATAGAAATATGCATCTTCTTCATCCACTTGAATGATTTCATCAATAATAGTTTTGTCTAAAATTTCTGGTATAAAGTTTGCGCCTATTCCTTGAATACCATGGCTACCAGCTTTTCCTTCAGATAAGAGGGGAGATTTATTTGGCTCCACTGCAACTATTAATATATTTGGATTCTCTTCTTTTAATCTTTTACCAACTCCAGTTATAGTGCCACCTGTTCCTATGCCTGCTACAAAAGCACCAATATTTTCTCCTTTAATGTCATTTAAGATTTCCACTGCTGTAGTTTCATAATGAGCTTTTATATTATTTATATTGCCAAATTGATCTGGCATAAAATATCCTTTTTCATGAGCAAGTTTTTTAGCCAACTCAACTGAACCAACCATACCGTTTTTTCCATCTGTTAATATAACTTCTGCTCCATAAGCTTCCATAAGCTTTCTTCTTTCTACACTCATAGTATCTGGCATTACTATTTTTACTTTATATCCCCTTGCTGCTCCTATCATTGCTAAGGCAATGCCAGTATTTCCGCTGGTAGGCTCTATTATTGTTCCTCCTTTTGTAAGGATTCCATTTTTTTCAGCATCTTTAATCATATATAAAGCTGCCCTATCCTTTATACTCCCCCCTGGATTAAAAGATTCAACCTTTATTAGTATATCTCCTATATTATTTTCATCTCTATTATCTAGTTTTATTAAAGGTGTATTTCCAATAGTTTCGTAAATATTATTAAAAATCATTTTTATTACCTCCAATTTAATAAAATAAAAAACCTCTCACCTCAAGTATATATAAATATACAGAGGCAAAAGGTTATTTTGCGGTTCCACTCTGCTTAGTGAAAAATCCTATCTCGGTTCAAGTACTTGCATACTCTAGTTCTATAACGGGAACATCCGTCTTAGTCTACTGTGTTTTTCGACTAAGAACTCATTGGTGCACTTCAAATATATCTTGTATAGATTCTTTCCACCAGTAGAATCCTCTCTAGAATACAATAATATATTCTACTTTACCAAATCTTAGTTTTAAAATAATATTGTATTATAAGTTATTATACTATAATATAACATAAGTGTTCATAATAGTAAATAGGTTTTGAATATTTTATTAAATTAATAGTATTTATAATAGAACAAGGTCCTATATAGTAACTAATGATATAAGACCTTGTCTTTTTTATACCCTTATATTAGAATTTCTCACAGTTACAGAATATAACTACAAGTAATAAGAAGAAGAAAAGTAAAGAATCATCAAAATCATTACCTCTACGTCTTCTACATCTTCCATAATCTTTATTTTTATCAGTCATATTTGCACCTCCTTTCGAATAAGGAGAATTATCAGGTTCAATATAGATTATGCTGTAGATTTAGAAATTGTTAATATTAGTTTTATAATTTCTTTACCTTTTGAATATACATTAATAAATAGATTTTTGAGGAGGTAAAGAAATGTATAATGAATTAATGTTAAGTGAGACTATGGCTACTTTTGCAGGTCTTGTAGTAGCAACTTCGGCAATTGTTCAGTTCACTAAGCCGATTATAAAAAAAATTTTTCCAGATGGGGTCGTTAGAATTTATTCCTTTATTATATCTTTAATACTTACCCTAGTATTTGCAAAAACTGGCTTTGGTCTACAGGGTATACTTTTAGCCTTAATAAACTCTATACTAGTAACTATGTCTGCAATGGGGGTATATGAAACAGTATCAGATCCAAAAGCTCAGAAAAAATAAAGGTATATTAGATTCATGGACTAGGAAATAATAGTAGTTACAAAGGAGGGTATTATGAAGAAATTTCTTTGTATACTGCTATTAATTATCATGATTTTAGTTGGAACTTTAAGTTGTGAAAATAAGGTTCCTAAAAAGTCCAATGAAATGCCAGAAAAAATATCTGATTATTTCCCTTTTGAAAAAAATATATTGAAAGTCTATGAGGATTATGGCAATGAATATGGAGAACAAACTATATTTTTTGACTATATAGATGATAATAAGGCCCAATTAAGAACTATAAATCCGGGAACAATTATTATTTCAGTATTAGAATATACAGGAGGAGAGTTAAGGGAAATACATTCAGAAGAAGAATTTTATCATATCGAAAATAAAATCAAAACCAATAGAATAAAGAATCACATATTATTGAAAGAACCTTTAAAAGTAGGGACAAATTGGACTTTACCAAATGGAAATAAAAGAGCAATAACGGGTTCAGATGTGGAAGTTGAGACACCTATTAAAAAATATAAAGCTTTAGAAGTTACTACTGAATATGGAAACAATAAAAAACAGTTAGATTACTATGTAAAGAAAGTAGGTCATGTAGCACGAATATATAATGACAACAATGTAGAAGTAAAGACCTTGTTAAAAACTGTTGAAAAGGATAAACCTTATATTTTGAAATTAAGATTTTATTACCCAGTAGTAAATGATACAAAAATTGTATTTGTTGAAAAGAAAGTGGATTTTAATACTAATGATAGAATTGAAGACATAATTGAAAGAGAATTTAAAAATATATCTACAAACAAGATAATTCCTCCAATTTCACCAAATACAAAAATTAAGTCTATAAAAGTTGATGAGAGAGAAAGCTTAGTTAAAATAAATTTTTCTAAAGAATTAATTGAGGAAATGAAGGTGAAAGATACTTTAGAAATGCAAAAAATAAGAAGTATAGTAAATACCTTGGGGAATTACTATGGCGTAAGTAAAGTATATATTTCCGCAGAGAATAAGCCTTATAAGACCAAAAATTTCACTTTAAAAGAAGATGAATATTTTACTGTTGATGATATTTCTATTGAAAAGTTGAGATAAGATTTTAATCCCCTTTAAAGCTAATTTAGCCCTAAAGGGGATTAATGTAAAATTATCCTTGTTCTTTTTTGTTTTTTGAATTCTTATTATTGTTATTGTTGTTACTGTTCTTCTTATTCTTATTATTGTTCTTATTATTGTTTCTTTTTGATTTATTCTTTTTCATTTCTTAATCCTCCTTTCAAAAGATTTGTAGGCTCCTATATAGTATTACACTTTTTTAGAAAATTACTATTTATTGTAGTAAAAAAATAAATATAGTAATATATAGGTAGAAAACAAATGAGGTGAAATTATATTCCTTCAAGTTTGTAGTATTCCTGTAAAAGAAGTAATGAGTAAAGATTTATTTATAATTAATGAATCTGATGAAATAATGAAGGCTACAGATTACCTTTTTAAAAACAACAAAAAAGAAGAATCAAATATTTACCTGATATGTATCCAGCTGGAGATGAAAGGGCAGTACTTATGGAACTATTTGGTGTAAGGTTAAAGCCTGGTCAGTTACCTTTAGAAGCAAAATGTTTAGTGTCCAAAGTAGAGACGGTAAGAAATATTACGTTAGCTATAGAAGAAAGAAGGCCAGTAATTACAAAAGATATAACTATAGGTGGAAGAATTGATTTCGAAACATATGTATTTCTAGATATACCTATAGGAATTTCCGCAAAATCTTTGAAATCTAATTAGGAGGATTAAACTATGGAGAATTAAAATACATACCCTCTGAAAGGTATTATAGAGGAATAATAATTAAGGTAACCGATGGATCTATAATTATAGATTTTAAGGGAAGAATTGCTAAAATATTAAAAGAAGAAGGAGTGGATGGAATAGTTATGATTGGTGGGTGAGGAACATGTTATCGCTCTGCCGTGATTGTGCAGAGAGCAATTGAAGAAGCAGGAATACCTACTATTATAATTGCTGCTTTACCTCCTGTGGTGAGGCAAAATGGTACTCCTAGGTGTACTGCACCTATAGTTCCAATGGGAGCTAATGTTGGAGAACCTCATAATGTAGAGATGCAAAAAGGAATACTTAGAGATACTTTAACCCAATTAGTAGAAATTCAAACACCAGGAAGAATAGTGTCTCTGCCTTATGAGTATATTGCAAAAGTATGAGAAAGGGGGAGATATTGTGGAGGGGATGAATAGTTTTAAAACTATTGATACACATACTATGGGAGAACCGACTAGAATTATAACCGAAGGTCTCCCCTTTATACCTGGCAATAACATGATGGATAAGAAAAATTATTTAGTAGAACATTTTGACTATATTAGGACAATGACTATGCATGAGCCAAGAGGACATGGGGATATGTTTGGAGCTATCCTTATGGAACCTACAAAGAAAGAAGCAGATATTGGGGTAATATTTATGGATAGTGGTGGATATTTAAATATGTGTGGTCATGGTTCAATCGGTGTTTCTACTATCTTAGTAGACGAAGGTTATGTAAAAGTTGAAGAACCTATTACAAATATAACTTTAGATACTCCAGCAGGATTGGTAAGGGCCAAAGTAGAAGTTGAGAATAAAAAAGCTAAAGGGGTTTCCATAGAAAATGTTCCAGCCTTTTTATATAAAGAAAATATAAAAATAGAAATATCGGAACTAGGACAAGTACCAGTGGATATATCTTTTGGAGGGAGTTTTTTTGCATTAGTAGATAGTAAATATTTAAATTTGAAAATTTCTCTAGAAAATATAGATGAGATAATAAAATTAGCATTAATAATTAGAGAAAAGATAAATAATAAGGTGAAAGTTATACATCCTAATATTCCTGATATAAATAAAGTAGATTTAGTTGAAATATATGGCAAGCCTACAAATAGTATAGCAGATTTAAAGAATGTAGTAATATTTGGGGCAGGCCAGTTTGATCGTTCTCCCTGCGGTACAGGTACAAGTGCTAAATTGGCATATTTACATGGTAAAAATAAATTAAAAAAGAATGAATATTTTGTGCATGAAAGTATAACCGGAACTATGTTTAAAGGGAGAATATTAGAAGAGGTAAAAATAGGAGAGTATAATGGAATAATTCCGGAAATTAAGGGAAGAGCCTTCATTATTGGCTATAGTCATTTAATAGCTCAGGAAGAAGACCCTTTTAAACATGGTCTTATAATATAAATAAAATATTAGGAAGAAGAGTTGGGCATAAAGTTCTCTAATTCTGTTATGAAACGAGAAGGTTCAACTCTTTTTCCATCTTTATAATCATATGTAATTAAATCTAATATTTTTTTAGCCCTAGTCATGCCAACATAGAAAAGTCTTCTTTCTTCTTCTAAAGCCTCAATATTGCCCTTTTCAAAGCTAGAAATAGAATGGTACATAGGAAATTCTCCATCTATTAAATCAACTATATATACATTTTCAAATTCTAATCCTTTAGAAGAATGTACAGTGGACAATGTTATACCTTTTTTATTATCTTTAGAATTATAAGTTAAATAGTTTAAATGTTTTAATCTATCTATAAACTCTTCATAATTATTTGTATTTGATGCTATTAGTTTTAAGTAAAATACTATTGTTTTTAAAGAATCGTAAGAATAACCAAAACGTTGAGAACTTTCTTTTATGTAATTACTATATTCCAATTGTTGTTCAATGAAATTTATAGCATCATAAGGTTTAAGTTTTGAAAGCATGTGAAAATCAATTTCTAATTTTCTTATTTCCTCTATATGGCTTTTCTTAAGTTCAGGAAATTTAGTTAGTCTATAGAAAACAGATTTATTATAATACAAAGTT from Tissierellales bacterium encodes the following:
- a CDS encoding GGDEF domain-containing protein, whose translation is MHIHNSRKEKLIYIIVDCEYKIHYSNVENKVAYNYIKRLNILEKLSEEKPACYILEDYYICIDKFFIDNNTYYIIAISQEVYKCSNCTKRFRDLLTGLYNRNYLEEQINNSKLIKYKLKNYCLIFIDIDNLKGINDNYGHVKGDKVIKIVGESIKDSMRKEDIAIRYGGDEFIILTFNQNKKIANSIIQTIKKEIRQSIGKEKINISISAGIACTDCFINFQDMLRIADKDLYEEKKMKKYEGS
- the epsC gene encoding serine O-acetyltransferase EpsC; protein product: MFKFIIEEAKNILEKDPAAKNLFEAIFCYPSLKAILRHRLSHKLYKKKRYILSRIISQKARKKTGIEIHPGAEIGLNLFIDHGMGVVIGETAEVGNNVTMYHGVTLGGIGGDPNTKRHPTVEDNVIIGSGAKILGPITIGEGAKIGANAVVLEDVPPYTTVVGMPAKVVRINKKTV
- the cysK gene encoding cysteine synthase A yields the protein MIFNNIYETIGNTPLIKLDNRDENNIGDILIKVESFNPGGSIKDRAALYMIKDAEKNGILTKGGTIIEPTSGNTGIALAMIGAARGYKVKIVMPDTMSVERRKLMEAYGAEVILTDGKNGMVGSVELAKKLAHEKGYFMPDQFGNINNIKAHYETTAVEILNDIKGENIGAFVAGIGTGGTITGVGKRLKEENPNILIVAVEPNKSPLLSEGKAGSHGIQGIGANFIPEILDKTIIDEIIQVDEEDAYFYARNISKYEGIFCGISSGANVAAATMIAKKLGKGRKVVTVLPDTGERYLSTNLFNGE
- a CDS encoding GerMN domain-containing protein, with amino-acid sequence MKKFLCILLLIIMILVGTLSCENKVPKKSNEMPEKISDYFPFEKNILKVYEDYGNEYGEQTIFFDYIDDNKAQLRTINPGTIIISVLEYTGGELREIHSEEEFYHIENKIKTNRIKNHILLKEPLKVGTNWTLPNGNKRAITGSDVEVETPIKKYKALEVTTEYGNNKKQLDYYVKKVGHVARIYNDNNVEVKTLLKTVEKDKPYILKLRFYYPVVNDTKIVFVEKKVDFNTNDRIEDIIEREFKNISTNKIIPPISPNTKIKSIKVDERESLVKINFSKELIEEMKVKDTLEMQKIRSIVNTLGNYYGVSKVYISAENKPYKTKNFTLKEDEYFTVDDISIEKLR
- a CDS encoding proline racemase family protein, with amino-acid sequence MNSFKTIDTHTMGEPTRIITEGLPFIPGNNMMDKKNYLVEHFDYIRTMTMHEPRGHGDMFGAILMEPTKKEADIGVIFMDSGGYLNMCGHGSIGVSTILVDEGYVKVEEPITNITLDTPAGLVRAKVEVENKKAKGVSIENVPAFLYKENIKIEISELGQVPVDISFGGSFFALVDSKYLNLKISLENIDEIIKLALIIREKINNKVKVIHPNIPDINKVDLVEIYGKPTNSIADLKNVVIFGAGQFDRSPCGTGTSAKLAYLHGKNKLKKNEYFVHESITGTMFKGRILEEVKIGEYNGIIPEIKGRAFIIGYSHLIAQEEDPFKHGLII